A stretch of DNA from Microbacterium sp. LWS13-1.2:
AGAACGGCAAGGCCGCGTGGCTGCTGGGCGCGGCCTTCATCAGCGAGGGCGCGATCCCGTTCGCTGCCGCTGATCCGCTGCGGGTCATCCCGGCTTCGCTCGTCGGTGGCGCGGTGACCGGCGCCCTCAGCATGGCGTTCGCGGTCCAATCGCTCGCACCCCACGGCGGCATCTTCGTGTTCTTCGCCATCAACCCCGTCTGGGGCTTCCTGGTCGCGATCGCAGCAGGCACCGTCGTCAGCGCTCTCGCCGTCATCGCGCTGAAGAAATGGGTGGGTCGCAAGGAACTCGAGCAGGCGGAAGCCGCCCTACCCGTGGCGGCCTGAGGCCCTCGTCCGACAGAATCGGAATCGTCGACCGCGCAGAGGTCCGACGCAGACAGGAGAGAACCATGGCAGAACGTCAGGCCACCATCGCCAGCAGCTCAGGACTCCACGCACGCCCCGCGAAGCTCTTCGTCCAGGCTGTGCAGGCGCAGTCGGTCCCGGTGACCATCGCCGTCGAGGGCGGCGCCGACCTCAACGCCGGCAGCATCCTGTCGCTGATGGGACTCGGCGCCTCGCAGGGGACCGTCGTCACGCTGAAGGCCGACGGCGACGGCGCCGAGGAGGCCCTCGACGCACTCGTCGCGCTGCTCGAGACGGACCTCGACGCGCAGTAGGCCCCCGACCGTCCGCACGGCGTCAGCGCCAGGCGGATCACCCGAGACGACGGATGCCGCAGATCGAAGCTGCTGCGGCATCCGTCGTTCGCGTTCGGCGGCCGCCGTCGGGTCAGACGTCGGTGGAGTCGCCCGGCTCGAGGTTCACGAGCTCGCCGCCGTGCTGCTCCGCGGCCCAGCCCAGGCGAAGGCGTCCGGTGTCGCGGCCCGCCACCGACAGGGTGAGGTCGTGCGTGCCGAACACGCGCCGCGGTGCGACGGCCAGCACGAAGTCCATGGCCTCGCCGATCTTGAGCCACGGCGCCCCGACGGGCGCGGCGAGCAGCTTCACCTCGCGTCCCTCGGGGACGGCGTACGAGTCGCCGGGGTAGTAGAACTCGTCGTTGACGAGCACGCCGACGTTGTCGACCACCGGCACGGACTCGTGGATGAGCGCGTGGCGGCCGCCGAAGAACTCGAGCCGGAACGGCTCGACCTCCACCACGTCGCCGGGATGCACGACCGTGATGTCGTACTCGGCGGCGGCCTTCGCCACACCCTCGGGTCCGTAGACCGGGATCCCGGGGAACGTGCCGAGGATGCGGTCGAGGTGGTCGGACGTCCAGTGGTCGGCGTGCTCGTGGGTGATGACGATCGCCACCACGCTCTCGAGCTCACCGAGGGGGGCGGTGAACGACCCCGGGTCGACGACCAGCGTCTTCCCGGCGTTGAAGAGGGTCAGTGTCGCGTGCTCGAACTTCGTGACTCGCATGCGACGAGTCAAGCGCCCCGGGGGCGCGCGGGCAAGCCGCACGCGAGGTCGGCGCCGCGGCCCATGTCGATTTGGACCGGGCATATGCGACGTGGCATAATCGAACGGTTGCCTGAACGGCCCCATCGTATAGCGGCCTAGTACGCCGCCCTCTCACGGCGGTAACGCGGGTTCGAATCCCGCTGGGGTCACCAGTCAGGCAGCAACGTCGCAGCAGCCGCTGCGGCACGCTGTACGGCCCCATCGTATAGCGGCCTAGTACGCCGCCCTCTCACGGCGGTAACGCGGGTTCGAATCCCGCTGGGGTCACAGACGAGTCGGGAAGCCCGGTCCACCAGGACCGGGCTTCCCGCGTTTGCGCTACGTGGCGTAGGGCAGCAGCACGATCACGGCCGATGCTGCACCGCACCCGAGGACGAAGACCGTCAGGAGTAGCAGGAGGCCGGCGCCCGGCAGGTCGCCGGGAGGATCCTGTAGCAGCGCGCGGTTGACGTGCGTATGGCGTGCGCGCGCCCGTGCCCACAGCAGCACCGCGAACACCAGCCCGAGGATGCCGGGCGCGAGCAGCACCGGTTGCAGCGCCGGCGTGGGTGCGAAGGCCGGCAGGACGCGGAGGGCGAGCAGCGACCCGACGCCGATCGCGAGAGCCGTGCGCCGCCACGCGAGCTCGGTGCGCTCGGGCTGCAGCCCGGGGTCGAAGAGCCGCTGAGCGCTCATGCCAGCACGACGCCGAGGAGGACGAGCACACCGACCAGCACGATCGTGATCGCGAGCGCGGCGCTGGTCAGCGAACCGGGAAGGGGAGAGCCGGCGCGCAGCGCGCGCTCCGTGCGGCCCCACTCGAGCCAGGCGAGCACGGGGATGACCACGCCGGCAGCGATCAGGATGAGGGATGCGGTGAGGCGGAGGTCCGGCTGCAGGTCCAGTCCGAGCGCCTCGAGGGCCACGCCGCCGGCGAGGAGCGCCAGCGCGGTGCGGTTCCAGGCGAGGAACGTGCGCTCGTTGGCCAGACTGAACCGTGCGTCCGGATCCGTCCCTGTGCGGTAGACCGATCGGGGGAATCTGCTGCGAGTCACCGCTCCACAGTATCGGCGGCGCGGGCCGCTGCTCAGTCCCGAGGGTCGTCGACGGGCTCGGGTGCCGGCGATACGGCATCCGCTCGACTCCGGCGCCTCCCGCGCACCAGGCGCACCACACCCCAGACGATGAGCGCGGCGACCGCCGCGACGGCGAGCCAGGGCAGGAGGAAGCCGATCGCGATGACGATGCCGTTGAGCGTGGCGACGAGCCCGTTCCAGCCGGCGGCCAGTCCGTCGCCGAAGCCGGCCGGATCGGCGGTCACGGTCTCCACGTCGGGTACCACGGTGACCGAGAGAGTCGACATCGCCACCTGATCGTCGAGCATCTCCAGCTGCTGCTGGTACGACTCGAGCAGCGCCTGGCGCTCGGACAGCGCCGCTTCGGCCGCGATCAGGTCGGCGACGCTCTGCGCCTGGCCCATGAGCTCGGTGAGGCGTTCGACGGACGCCTGCGCGGCGTCGATCCGCGCCTCAAGGTCGACCGTCTGCTCGGTGACGTCCTGCCGCGAGAGGTTCGTCGCCGTCACCTCGCCGACGTCGTCCAGTTCGGCGATGACGTCGGGCAGCTGATCGGCCGGTACGCGGACGGTGATCCAGGCGCCGTCGGTGGGCGACGGGTACGGCATCGTGTCGTAGACGACGCCGCCGTCGCTCGGCGTGACCGGATACACCGTGCCGTCGCTGCCGATGCTCATCGACTCGACGTAGCCACCGTGGGCGACGGCAGAGTTGCCGATGGAGCGTGTGGCCGCGTCGACCTCGTCGACGGAGACGGTGGCCGAGGCTGTCGTGATGATGTCGCGGTCCGCCGCGATCGCGCCGGCCGATCTGTCGCCGGCAGCGGCGTCGGGTGCGATGGTCAGGGGTGCGGACTCGGTCGTGGTCGCCGAGTCCGACGAGCCGTCGAAGCCGGCACCCGAATCGGCGGGCGCGACCGGAGCGACGGCGGACTCGTCGGTGGCGCCGCCCACGAGCGAGCCGACGGACGGCGCGATGACCGCGGCGACCGCGATGATCGCTGCCGCGGCGCCGCCCGCGATCCACAGGCGGCCGCGTCGCGTCCGCCGCGCCGACCGGCGCACGCGGTCCTGCGCGATGTCGACGAAGAGCGCGTTCTCGATCTCGTCGATGCGTTCCGCGCTGAGGTCGGGGAGGGGTCCTGGGGTCCCGGAAACCGGGGGCTGCGTGTTCATGTGCTCTCCTTCACGACGGTCCGCAGGCGGGTGCGGATGCGGGAGAGACGGTTGCGGACGACGCCGTGCGCGACGCCGAGCTCGTCGGCGGCGGCCTGATAGGCGTATCCCTCGGTGGCGCACAGCCGGAAGATGGCGCGATCGAGTTCGCCGAGGCCCGCGACTTCGCGCAGGATCGCGTCGGCGAGCCCTTCGTCGATCACCTGCTGCTCGACGTCTACCGTGGCGGGCAGGTCCTCGTCGGCGGCCGCCGTGGTGTGCAGTCGGTCGCGCCGCTGCCGGCGCACGCGGTTGGCCGACTGGAAGCGGCAGATCGTCGCCAGCCACGGCAGCAGCGAATCGCCGGCGAGGTCGAGGCCGGGCAGCTTCCGCCAGGCGACGAGGAACGTCTCCTGGGTGACCTCCTCGGCGTCCGCGGGATTGCCGACGAGACCGTGCGCCAGCCAGTACACCGGGCGCACGTACGCGCGGTACAGCGTGCGGAAGGCGTGCTCGCTTCCGCCCGCGGCCAGCACCACGAGCTGGGCGTCGCCGGTGGCGCCGTGCGGCAGGTCGTCGTCAGGCATCCCCATCCTCCGAATTGTCTCTCACCGTGACAGTGTCCGCACCGCCCGGATCGTCTCACCGAGGGCGGGCCCGGCATCCCGACCCTGTATTCTGTTGCGAGCGAGAGGGAGTATCCCGACACCGCGCATCCGTCATCACGGGTCCCGACAGAGCGACCCCGGGTGTGCGCCGCAGGCCGACAGGTCGCGGGGGAGAGACTTTCGGCCCCGACCGACCCTCGTTCGCCCCTTTCGAAAGGCCCTGCATGGACCTCGAACTCCCCCTGTGGTTCGAAATCGGATCCCTCGTGATCCTCACCCTGATCCTCCTGGCGGATCTGCTGCTCATCCTGAAGCGACCCCACATCCCGTCGACACGCGAGTCGACCCTGTGGGTCGTGTTCTACGTGACGCTCGCGCTGATCTTCGCCGGGCTCATGTGGAGGTTCGCGGGGCCGGAGTACGCCGGACAATTCGTCGCCGGCTGGCTCACCGAGTACAGCCTGTCGATCGACAACCTGTTCGTGTTCGTGCTCATCATGAGTCAGTTCGCGGTGCCGCGCCGCTATCAGCAGGAGGTGCTGATGGTCGGCATCATCATCGCGCTCGTGCTGCGCGGCCTGTTCATCCTCGCCGGCGCCGCGATCATCGAGCAGTTCAGCTGGGTGTTCTACATCTTCGGAGCGTTCCTGGTGTGGACCGCGTGGCGACAGGCCTTCCCGGGCGGCGATCACGACGACGACGTCAAGCAGGAGAACTTCGTCGTGCGACTGCTGCGTCGCGGGATCGACATCAGCGACCACTACGACGGCGCGAAGCTGCGCACCGTCGTGGACGGCAAGAAGATGTGGACGCCCATGATCATCGTGTTCGCCGCGATCGGCGTCACCGATCTGCTGTTCGCCATCGACTCGATCCCCGCCATCTTCGGCATCACGACCAGCCCCTTCATCGTGTTCACGGCGAACATCTTCGCGCTCATGGGTCTGCGACAGCTCTACTTCCTGCTCGGCGACCTGCTCGACCGCCTCCGTTACCTCCACTACGGGATCGCGTTCATCCTCGCCTTCATCGGTGTCAAGCTCGTCTTCCACGCCATGCACGTCAACGAGCTCCCCTTCATCAACAACGGCGAGCACATCGAATGGGCGCCCGAAATCTCTACCTGGATGTCGCTCGGCGTCATCATCGTCGCGATGACGGTGGCGACCATCGCCAGCCTCGTCGCGTCCGCTCGCGACAAGCGCCGGGGACTGACGGATGCCGCAGCCGGCGCCACCCCCGAAACCCACGGCTGACCCGCACGGCGCACCGTTGTCGGCGGCCCGTGGCGGTGCGATACTGCCGACATGGGGAGCGGGGGATTCCTCGCGGACGGCGCTCTCGACGCAGAGCTGACCGCCCTGAGGGCACGTGCGTATGGGGTGGACGCCGACATCGACGCCGACCCCGTAGCGGCGGCACGGCTGGCCGAACTCGAGGAGCTGCACGCGGCGTCCGTGGCGAGGACCGTCCGTGAGTCGGGTGCCGGCGGTGCAGAACCCGGGGCGACGCAGGCCGAGACGCGCACGCCTGAGTCCGGCTCCCCCTGCGACCGCCGCTGGTGGCACCGCAGCCGCACGGGTCCCTTCCTTGCGGGCATCGCCGTGGCGGCCGCTGCGGCGGTGACCGTGGCTGGGTGGATGCTGTGGACCGGCCCGCGATCGGACGCCACGCTGCGTCCGACGGGGGCGGCGCCGAGTGAGCAGGTGCTCCGCCTCACGGATCACGCCCGTCGGCAGATGGTCACGAAGGCCACCCTCCGCGGATTCGAGCCGATCCTCGGGCTGGAGGTGTGGGAGGCACGCAGCGCCCTCGGCAACGGCTGCCTCCTCGTGTTCGAACCGGCGACCGACGATCTCCTCGCGGTCGGGTGCGTCCCGCCGCCGGCGAAGCCCGGCGTCGAGATCTACGACGTGCCGGTCGCCTGGACGCAGGAGTGGACGGAGCGTTTCCCGACCGGAACCGTGGTGCGATTCATCCTGACCGAGGACGCCGTCGACGTCTGGATCCTCGAGGGAACCTCCTGAGTCCTCACCCGGCACCCGGGGGTCGCCGGGTGACGTCGGCGAGCCGATCTCGGCGGCGGCGGTGGTAGCCTGGGCACGTGCGGATCGCTCGCCTTCTCCTTAGCGGCCGCGACGAGTCCTAGTTTCCAGGCCTCTCTCGTCGCGGAGTTCGTCGCGGGCCCCACCCATGCGGGCACAGTCCCACAGAGGAGAACGACTAGTAATGAGCACGACCGATGCATCCGGCATTCCCGACCGCCCCCGCACCCTCGCCGAGAAGGTGTGGGACGACCACGTCGTGGTCCACGGCGAGAACGGCCAGCCGGACCTGATCTACATCGACCTGCATCTGGTGCACGAGGTCACGAGTCCCCAGGCCTTCGACGGCCTGCGCGCGGAGGGCCGGCCGGTGCGCCGTCTCGACCTGACGATCGCGACCGAGGACCACAACACCCCGACGCTCGACATCGACAAGCCGATCGCCGACCTCACCAGCCGCACGCAGATCGAGACACTGCGTCTCAACGCGGCCGAATTCGGGGTGCGCCTGCACTCGCTCGGCGACAAGGAACAGGGGATCGTCCACGTGGTCGGTCCGCAGCTAGGCCTCACCATGCCCGGGATTACCGTCGTGTGCGGCGACAGCCACACGTCGACGCACGGCGCGTTCGGCGCGATGGCGTTCGGTATCGGCACCAGCGAGGTCGAGCACGTGCTCGCCACGCAGACCCTTGCGCTGAAGCCCTTCAAGACCATGGCGATCACGGTCGAGGGCGAGCTGAGACCCGGTGTCACAGCCAAGGACATCATCCTCGCGGTCATCGCGAAGATCGGCACCAACGGCGGCCAGGGCTACGTCCTGGAGTACCGCGGCAGCGCCATCCGGGCGCTGTCGATGGAGGGCCGCATGACGATGTGCAACATGTCGATCGAGGCGGGAGCCCGTGCCGGCATGGTCGCCCCCGACGAGACGACGTTCGCCTACCTCGAGGGCCGCCCGCACGCGCCGAAGGGTCAGGACTGGGAGGACGCCGTCGCCTACTGGCGGACGCTGCCGAGCGACGAAGGCGCGGTCTACGACGCCGAGGTGTTCCTCGACGCGAACGAGCTCGAGCCCTTCGTCACGTGGGGCACGAACCCGGGGCAGGGCGTGTCGCTGAGCGCTGCCGTGCCTTCGCCCGATGACTTCGCCGACCCCAACGAGCGCGCCGCCGCGGAGCGAGCACTCGAGTACATGGATCTCACCCCTGGCACCCCTCTCAAGGAGGTGCCCGTCGACGCGGTGTTCATGGGCTCGTGCACTAACAGCCGCATCGAGGACCTCCGTGCGTTCGCCTCCGTCATCGAGGGTCACCGCAAAGCCGACGGGGTGCGCGTCATGGTCGTGCCCGGCTCGGCTCGCGTCCGCCTCGAGGCGGAGGCCGAGGGCCTCGACAAGATCTTCCAGGCGTTCGGCGCCGAGTGGCGCTTCGCCGGGTGCTCGATGTGCCTGGGCATGAATCCGGACCAGCTGGCACCGGGGGAGCGCTGCGCCTCGACGAGCAACCGCAACTTCGAGGGCCGGCAGGGCAAGGGCGGGCGCACGCACCTGGTGTCGCCGCTGGTGGCGGCGGCCACCGCCGTCATGGGCCGCCTCGCCAGTCCGAGTGATCTTCCTGCGCCCGTCGCAGCCGCTGCCCAGGGCTCGGAGGCCTGACATGGACGCGTTCACCACGCACACCGGTATCGCCGCCCCGCTGAAGCGGTCGGCGGTCGACACCGACCAGATCATTCCCGCCGTGTACCTCAAGCGCGTCACCAAGACGGGCTTCGAGGACGCCCTGTTCGCCAGCTGGCGCCAGGACCCCGACTTCGTCCTCAACCAGCCGGTCTACGCGGGAGCGAGCATCCTCGTCGCGGGACCCGACTTCGGCACGGGCTCGAGCCGCGAGCACGCTGTCTGGGCGCTGCGGGACTTCGGCTTCAAGGTCGTGCTGAGCCCTCGGTTCGCCGACATCTTCCGCGGCAACGCGGGCAAGCAGGGACTGGTCGCCGGCGTGATCTCGGAGGGCGACCTCGAAGCGGCGTGGGCGGCCATCGAGGCGAACCCGGGCGTCGCCATGACGGTCGACCTCGCGGCGCGCACCGCGTCGATCGGCGACCCCGCGACGAGCGCGGGCGAGCGCCTGGAATTCGCTTTCGAGATCGATGATTACACTAGGTGGCGGCTTCTCGAAGGGCTCGACGACATCGGGCTCACGCTGCGCGAACAAGACAGGATCGCGCAGTTCGAGGCTCGCCGAGAGGCGTGGCGGCCGCGGACGCTACCCGTTCCGTAAGCCAGGTCGGGCGCCCACAAGACGGGCGCCCGACCCTCAAGCCCCCTCGTGCACACCAAGTGAGGACCACCGGATGAAGCCACTTCTGAATGTCGCCGCGGGCGAGAGCACTGCCACCGAGGCGGGAGAACAGGAAGTGACCGGAGAAATCCTTGCGATCAGGGGCGGGCGACCGCTGACCGGTCGCGTCGAGGTCAAGGGTGCGAAGAACCTCGTCACCAAGGCGATGGTCGCCGCTCTTCTCGGCGAGACGGTGAGCACGCTGCGCGATGTCCCCGACATCAGCGATGTGCACGTCGTGCGCTCGCTCCTCGAGGTGCACGGTGTGCGCGTCGACGACGGCGACGAGGAGGGCACCTTCCACTTCGACCCCAGCGGCGCCGTCTCGGCCCACTTCGAGGAGATCGACGCACACGCCGGAGCCTCGCGTATCCCGATCCTGTTCTGCGGCCCCCTGCTGCATCTGCTCGGCGAGGCACTCATCCCCGATCTCGGCGGCTGCCGCATCGGCGACCGGCCGATCAACTTCCACATGGACGCCCTGCGCGCGTTCGGCGCTGTCGTCGACAAGAGCTACGAGGGCATCCGGATCACGGCACCGAACGGCCTGCACGGCGCGAACATCGAGCTGCCCTATCCGAGCGTGGGCGCGACCGAGCAGGTGCTGCTGACCGCCGTCAAGGCCAAGGGCACCACCGAGCTGCGCAACGCCGCCATCGAGCCCGAGATCATGGATCTGATCGCGGTGCTGCAGAAGATGGGCGCGATCATCTCGTACGAGCCCAATCGCGTCATCCTCATCGAGGGCGTCGACACGCTCCAGGGCTACGACCACCGGGCGATCTTCGACCGCAACGAGGCCGCCTCCTGGGCATGCGCCGCTCTCGCCACCGACGGCGACATCTTCGTCGGCGGCGCGCGGCAGCAGGAGATGCTGACCTTCCTCAACGTCTTCCGCAAGGCCGGCGGCTGGTTCGACGTGCGCGAGGACGGCATCCAGTTCCGTCGTGACGGCGCGCTCAAGCCCGTCGTCGTCGAGACCGACGTGCACCCCGGGTTCATGACGGACTGGCAGCAGCCCCTCATCGTCGCGCTGACGCAGGCGGAGGGCATCTCGATCGTCCACGAGACGGTGTACGAGAACCGTCTGGGCTTCACCGACGCGCTCAACCAGATGGGCGCCGACATCGTCGTGCACCCGCGCGGCCTCGACGCCCCCGGCCGGCGCGTCCCACGCCGTGCGCTGGAGCAGGCCGCGGTCATCAACGGCCCGACCGCCCTCCACGGCGCGGACGTGGTCGTGCCCGACCTGCGCGGCGGCTACAGCTACGTCATTGCAGCTCTCGCGGCCGAAGGAGAGTCGATCGTGCGCAATGTCGGCATCATCCGCCGCGGCTACGAGAAGTTCCTCGCCAAGCTCGACATGCTCGGCGCCGACTTCGACGTCATCGGATAGCCCGGTGGCGACCGATCGTCGGCGCGCATCGGCCGAGAAGAGGCGCCCGAGCGTCTTCTGGCCGCTGGCGGCCATCGTGGTGCCCTTGCTCAGCCTGCTGTTCAAGCTCGAGGTCGAAGGCGCCGAGAAGCTCCCGCGCGAGGGCGCCTACGTGCTCGCGCCCAACCACGTCAGCGAGGTCGACCCGCTCGTCGTCGCCCTCGCAGTGTGGCGGAGCGGCCGGGCCCCCCGGTTCATGGCCAAGGAGAGCCTGTTCCGCGTGCCGGTGCTCGGCGCCGTGCTGCGCGCCACCGGGATGGTGCCGGTTGCACGCGCGACGTCTGCCGCCTCGGCCCGTGCGACGCTCGAAGCCTCGGAGACGCTCGTCGAGCATGGCCGGGGCGTGATCGTCTATCCCGAGGGCTCGCTCACGCGCGAGCCCGACCTGTGGCCCATGCGCGGAAAGACCGGTGCCGTGCGTCTCGCGCTGGCGGGCGGCATCCCCGTCATCCCGATGGCGCATTGGGGCGCCCAGCAGGTGCTGCCCCGCTACGGCAAGCTCAAGCTGTGGCCGCTGCGCCGCCGCGTGCGGGTGATCGTCGGCGACCCCGTGGACCTGTCGGCCTACGCCGGGCGTGCGTCGTCGCAGACCGCACTCGTCGAGGCGACCGACGCCGTGATGGCCGACATCGCCGGGCTGCTCTCGCAGTTGCGCGGCGAGCCGGCGCCGTCGGGGCGCTGGAACCCGGCCGATCACGGCCAGAAGGAGACGGGGCGCCTTGAGCCGTAGGCAGGATGCCGCACGCCCGCGCGTCGCCGTCGTCGGCGCGGGCAGCTGGGGCACGACATTCGGCAAGATCCTTGCCGACGGCGGCGCCCACGTGACCATGTGGGCGCGTCGTCCGGAGCTGGCGAGCGAGATCCAGGAGGGCAAGCGCAACAGCGAGTACCTCCCCGGCATCAACCTGCCGCGTGACATGCACGCCACGCATCACCTCTCCGAGGCGCTCGAGGGCGCCGAGCAGATCTACCTCTCCATTCCCAGCCAGGCGGTGCGGCAGAACCTCAAGGCCGTCCGGCCTCTGATCGCCCAGAGCGACGCGCCGATCGTGTCGCTCATGAAGGGCGTCGAGCGACGCACGGGTCTGCGCATGAGCCAGGTGATCGAGCAGGAGCTGCACTGCGATCCTGCGCGCATCGCGGTCGCATCGGGACCGAACCTCGCGCTCGAGATCGCACGGGAGCAGCCGACGGCGGCCGTCATCTCGTCGACCAGCCAGGAGACGGCGGAGGCCGTCGCCCGCCGTGCCCGCAACCAGTACTTCCGCACCTTCGTGAACACCGACGTCATCGGCACCGAGTTCGGCGGCGTGCTCAAGAACCTCATCGCGGTGGCCATCGGCATCGTGGACGGGGTGGGCTACGGCGAGAACACGAAGGCCTCGATCATCACGCGCGGCCTCGTCGAGATGACCGACTTCGCGGTGGCGTTCGGCGCGCAGCACGAGACGCTGCAGGGCCTCGCCGGCCTCGGCGACCTCATCGCGACGTGCCAGTCGCCGCTCAGCCGCAACAACACCGCCGGACGCCTGCTGGGTCAGGGCTACCGCTTCGACGACGTGGTCAAGCAGATGAACCAGACCGCGGAGGGGCTCGCCTCGGTCGCGCCCATCCTGCAGCTGGCACGCGATGTGGGCGTGCAGATGCCCATCGTCGAGCAGGTCAAGATGGTGCTCGACGGGACCATGAATCCGCGCGACATCGCGCCGCATCTCACGACAGACGACGACACCCCCCAGGGCGAGAGGACGACGAATGGACAAGCCGGCGGTGGCGGTGCTCTTTGGCGGTCGATCCAGCGAGCACTCGATCAGTTCCGCAACGGCGGGCGGGGTGCTGCGGGCGATCGACCGTGACAGCTACCGCGTGATCCCCATCGGGATCACGCGCGACGGCG
This window harbors:
- the murA gene encoding UDP-N-acetylglucosamine 1-carboxyvinyltransferase, with amino-acid sequence MKPLLNVAAGESTATEAGEQEVTGEILAIRGGRPLTGRVEVKGAKNLVTKAMVAALLGETVSTLRDVPDISDVHVVRSLLEVHGVRVDDGDEEGTFHFDPSGAVSAHFEEIDAHAGASRIPILFCGPLLHLLGEALIPDLGGCRIGDRPINFHMDALRAFGAVVDKSYEGIRITAPNGLHGANIELPYPSVGATEQVLLTAVKAKGTTELRNAAIEPEIMDLIAVLQKMGAIISYEPNRVILIEGVDTLQGYDHRAIFDRNEAASWACAALATDGDIFVGGARQQEMLTFLNVFRKAGGWFDVREDGIQFRRDGALKPVVVETDVHPGFMTDWQQPLIVALTQAEGISIVHETVYENRLGFTDALNQMGADIVVHPRGLDAPGRRVPRRALEQAAVINGPTALHGADVVVPDLRGGYSYVIAALAAEGESIVRNVGIIRRGYEKFLAKLDMLGADFDVIG
- a CDS encoding DUF202 domain-containing protein, which gives rise to MTRSRFPRSVYRTGTDPDARFSLANERTFLAWNRTALALLAGGVALEALGLDLQPDLRLTASLILIAAGVVIPVLAWLEWGRTERALRAGSPLPGSLTSAALAITIVLVGVLVLLGVVLA
- the leuC gene encoding 3-isopropylmalate dehydratase large subunit; translated protein: MSTTDASGIPDRPRTLAEKVWDDHVVVHGENGQPDLIYIDLHLVHEVTSPQAFDGLRAEGRPVRRLDLTIATEDHNTPTLDIDKPIADLTSRTQIETLRLNAAEFGVRLHSLGDKEQGIVHVVGPQLGLTMPGITVVCGDSHTSTHGAFGAMAFGIGTSEVEHVLATQTLALKPFKTMAITVEGELRPGVTAKDIILAVIAKIGTNGGQGYVLEYRGSAIRALSMEGRMTMCNMSIEAGARAGMVAPDETTFAYLEGRPHAPKGQDWEDAVAYWRTLPSDEGAVYDAEVFLDANELEPFVTWGTNPGQGVSLSAAVPSPDDFADPNERAAAERALEYMDLTPGTPLKEVPVDAVFMGSCTNSRIEDLRAFASVIEGHRKADGVRVMVVPGSARVRLEAEAEGLDKIFQAFGAEWRFAGCSMCLGMNPDQLAPGERCASTSNRNFEGRQGKGGRTHLVSPLVAAATAVMGRLASPSDLPAPVAAAAQGSEA
- a CDS encoding DUF4349 domain-containing protein codes for the protein MNTQPPVSGTPGPLPDLSAERIDEIENALFVDIAQDRVRRSARRTRRGRLWIAGGAAAAIIAVAAVIAPSVGSLVGGATDESAVAPVAPADSGAGFDGSSDSATTTESAPLTIAPDAAAGDRSAGAIAADRDIITTASATVSVDEVDAATRSIGNSAVAHGGYVESMSIGSDGTVYPVTPSDGGVVYDTMPYPSPTDGAWITVRVPADQLPDVIAELDDVGEVTATNLSRQDVTEQTVDLEARIDAAQASVERLTELMGQAQSVADLIAAEAALSERQALLESYQQQLEMLDDQVAMSTLSVTVVPDVETVTADPAGFGDGLAAGWNGLVATLNGIVIAIGFLLPWLAVAAVAALIVWGVVRLVRGRRRSRADAVSPAPEPVDDPRD
- the leuD gene encoding 3-isopropylmalate dehydratase small subunit, producing the protein MDAFTTHTGIAAPLKRSAVDTDQIIPAVYLKRVTKTGFEDALFASWRQDPDFVLNQPVYAGASILVAGPDFGTGSSREHAVWALRDFGFKVVLSPRFADIFRGNAGKQGLVAGVISEGDLEAAWAAIEANPGVAMTVDLAARTASIGDPATSAGERLEFAFEIDDYTRWRLLEGLDDIGLTLREQDRIAQFEARREAWRPRTLPVP
- a CDS encoding TerC family protein — translated: MDLELPLWFEIGSLVILTLILLADLLLILKRPHIPSTRESTLWVVFYVTLALIFAGLMWRFAGPEYAGQFVAGWLTEYSLSIDNLFVFVLIMSQFAVPRRYQQEVLMVGIIIALVLRGLFILAGAAIIEQFSWVFYIFGAFLVWTAWRQAFPGGDHDDDVKQENFVVRLLRRGIDISDHYDGAKLRTVVDGKKMWTPMIIVFAAIGVTDLLFAIDSIPAIFGITTSPFIVFTANIFALMGLRQLYFLLGDLLDRLRYLHYGIAFILAFIGVKLVFHAMHVNELPFINNGEHIEWAPEISTWMSLGVIIVAMTVATIASLVASARDKRRGLTDAAAGATPETHG
- a CDS encoding RNA polymerase sigma factor, whose amino-acid sequence is MPDDDLPHGATGDAQLVVLAAGGSEHAFRTLYRAYVRPVYWLAHGLVGNPADAEEVTQETFLVAWRKLPGLDLAGDSLLPWLATICRFQSANRVRRQRRDRLHTTAAADEDLPATVDVEQQVIDEGLADAILREVAGLGELDRAIFRLCATEGYAYQAAADELGVAHGVVRNRLSRIRTRLRTVVKEST
- a CDS encoding DUF202 domain-containing protein, which produces MSAQRLFDPGLQPERTELAWRRTALAIGVGSLLALRVLPAFAPTPALQPVLLAPGILGLVFAVLLWARARARHTHVNRALLQDPPGDLPGAGLLLLLTVFVLGCGAASAVIVLLPYAT
- a CDS encoding lysophospholipid acyltransferase family protein, producing MATDRRRASAEKRRPSVFWPLAAIVVPLLSLLFKLEVEGAEKLPREGAYVLAPNHVSEVDPLVVALAVWRSGRAPRFMAKESLFRVPVLGAVLRATGMVPVARATSAASARATLEASETLVEHGRGVIVYPEGSLTREPDLWPMRGKTGAVRLALAGGIPVIPMAHWGAQQVLPRYGKLKLWPLRRRVRVIVGDPVDLSAYAGRASSQTALVEATDAVMADIAGLLSQLRGEPAPSGRWNPADHGQKETGRLEP
- a CDS encoding MBL fold metallo-hydrolase, which encodes MRVTKFEHATLTLFNAGKTLVVDPGSFTAPLGELESVVAIVITHEHADHWTSDHLDRILGTFPGIPVYGPEGVAKAAAEYDITVVHPGDVVEVEPFRLEFFGGRHALIHESVPVVDNVGVLVNDEFYYPGDSYAVPEGREVKLLAAPVGAPWLKIGEAMDFVLAVAPRRVFGTHDLTLSVAGRDTGRLRLGWAAEQHGGELVNLEPGDSTDV
- a CDS encoding HPr family phosphocarrier protein, which codes for MAERQATIASSSGLHARPAKLFVQAVQAQSVPVTIAVEGGADLNAGSILSLMGLGASQGTVVTLKADGDGAEEALDALVALLETDLDAQ